From Priestia aryabhattai, one genomic window encodes:
- a CDS encoding RecQ family ATP-dependent DNA helicase, with protein sequence MKIEQLLQKQFGYSQFRLGQKEIIQDILTGHHVLAVLPTGTGKSLCYQLPAYLLNRPVLIVSPLISLMEDQVQQLKASGEKRVIALNSFLQQEEKRRALKDLAFYRFIYASPEILQNAAVVEALKQAKVGLFVVDEAHCISQWGHDFRLDYLQLGDIWKELGSPLCLALTGTATREVVEDIKRYLSLPAVNEHIYSMNRSNIAMEVDFVASIEEKKEKLLMYVSELQSPGIIYCSSRSWTEALTQLLKENGIQRVQYYHGGMEPNERMLVQQQFLENQLDIICCTSAFGMGVNKSNVRFVIHFHTPTQLEAYVQEIGRSGRDQRNSIAILLYAEGDDNFAHSLLEIELPSSDIILYCLSYLRNHDQAIPLKQVESYFLYTVGIQETHWRFIRYYLHRENVVKNDHVEPWKIPESLHETIVAAVNKRLRNKHDKYRAMKRFIETKECRRQVLLGYFNELGRSELQNCCDCCGLDLEGYKKTNGEQEQWTFQGWELELARLLRQGEI encoded by the coding sequence GTGAAAATAGAACAACTTCTACAGAAACAATTTGGCTATAGCCAATTTCGACTAGGACAAAAAGAGATCATTCAAGATATTTTAACAGGTCATCATGTGTTAGCGGTTCTTCCTACAGGAACAGGAAAATCATTGTGCTATCAGCTCCCAGCTTATTTGTTGAACCGACCGGTGCTGATTGTATCGCCTTTAATTTCACTGATGGAAGATCAAGTTCAACAACTAAAGGCAAGCGGAGAAAAGCGAGTTATTGCCTTAAATAGTTTCCTACAACAAGAAGAAAAACGACGGGCGCTAAAAGATTTAGCTTTTTATCGTTTTATTTATGCATCTCCTGAAATTTTGCAAAATGCTGCTGTAGTAGAAGCATTAAAGCAGGCAAAGGTAGGCCTTTTCGTTGTGGACGAGGCGCACTGTATTTCTCAGTGGGGACATGATTTCCGTTTGGATTATCTTCAGTTAGGAGATATATGGAAGGAACTTGGCAGTCCGCTATGTCTGGCACTAACGGGAACTGCGACCAGGGAAGTAGTGGAAGATATTAAGCGCTACTTATCGCTGCCTGCTGTCAACGAGCACATCTATTCCATGAACCGAAGTAATATTGCGATGGAAGTTGATTTTGTTGCAAGTATTGAAGAGAAAAAAGAGAAATTACTGATGTACGTTAGTGAACTGCAAAGTCCGGGAATTATCTATTGTTCCAGCCGCTCTTGGACAGAAGCATTAACACAGCTTCTAAAGGAAAATGGGATACAGCGAGTGCAGTATTACCACGGCGGAATGGAACCGAATGAAAGAATGCTTGTTCAACAGCAATTTTTAGAAAATCAGCTTGATATCATTTGTTGCACAAGTGCATTTGGAATGGGGGTTAACAAATCGAATGTTCGCTTTGTTATTCATTTTCATACACCTACGCAGCTAGAAGCATACGTACAGGAAATTGGAAGAAGCGGACGCGATCAGCGAAACAGTATTGCGATCTTGCTTTATGCTGAAGGGGACGATAATTTTGCTCATTCTTTGCTTGAAATTGAGCTTCCTTCTTCAGATATCATCTTATACTGCTTGTCGTATTTACGAAATCATGATCAGGCCATTCCTTTAAAACAAGTAGAGTCTTATTTTCTTTATACAGTGGGTATTCAAGAAACACATTGGCGATTTATTCGTTATTATTTACACAGAGAAAATGTAGTGAAAAATGACCATGTTGAACCCTGGAAAATTCCTGAATCGCTGCATGAAACGATTGTTGCAGCTGTAAATAAACGTCTCCGAAACAAACATGACAAGTATCGTGCGATGAAGAGATTTATTGAGACAAAAGAATGTCGTCGTCAGGTGCTGCTTGGTTATTTCAATGAGCTGGGAAGATCAGAGCTTCAGAATTGTTGCGATTGCTGCGGCTTGGATTTAGAAGGCTATAAAAAAACAAATGGTGAGCAAGAGCAATGGACATTTCAAGGCTGGGAATTAGAATTAGCTCGTTTGCTTCGTCAAGGAGAGATATAA
- a CDS encoding CPBP family intramembrane glutamic endopeptidase → MAKSQQELISSMTDAELVKNLYVTQLLICFIAVGIGFFTFDSWNSFLQFFQLDWSSILLYGGGMALLVVGGDTLLMKYVPEHLYDDGGINERLFANRSILHLALICLIVACSEEILFRGVIQVQFGLFWASIIFALVHIRYLKKWFLFISVVVLSFLIGLLFWWTENLYVTIFTHFLIDFLLGLQIRKSKGKSAQPEEIMQ, encoded by the coding sequence ATGGCAAAATCACAGCAAGAGCTTATTTCATCCATGACAGATGCAGAGCTGGTTAAAAATTTATATGTAACACAGCTGCTCATCTGCTTCATTGCTGTAGGCATCGGTTTTTTTACATTCGATTCATGGAATTCCTTTTTGCAGTTTTTTCAGCTGGATTGGTCTTCTATTTTATTGTACGGGGGAGGAATGGCTCTCTTGGTAGTAGGAGGAGATACGCTTCTAATGAAATATGTACCTGAGCATTTATACGATGACGGAGGAATCAATGAACGTTTATTTGCTAATCGTTCTATTCTTCATCTAGCCCTTATTTGCCTAATCGTTGCATGTTCAGAAGAAATATTATTTCGAGGGGTTATACAAGTTCAGTTTGGCCTGTTTTGGGCGAGTATCATATTTGCACTCGTTCACATTCGATATTTGAAAAAGTGGTTTCTTTTTATTTCGGTTGTGGTTTTAAGCTTTTTAATAGGGTTACTTTTTTGGTGGACTGAAAATTTGTATGTCACTATTTTTACTCATTTTCTCATTGATTTTTTATTAGGCCTACAGATACGAAAGTCAAAAGGGAAATCTGCACAGCCAGAAGAAATAATGCAGTAA
- a CDS encoding DUF2663 family protein yields the protein MKNKVIDFESDEPLQYILASVIKRKEAVNKLRAKEKKWKLLFLASVTAVISYFFFIFQSGFFSTFSEFFSFLLGSIGHLMFLLLTVSLYFYTVQLQKKSEKAEKTFQDLRCEIIKRSKELWATPETWEHRKETFRWMQSTYGINLYHENK from the coding sequence ATGAAAAACAAGGTGATAGACTTTGAAAGCGACGAGCCACTTCAATATATATTAGCGAGCGTTATTAAAAGAAAAGAAGCGGTTAATAAGCTGAGAGCTAAAGAGAAAAAATGGAAGCTTTTGTTTTTAGCCAGTGTAACGGCTGTCATTAGCTACTTTTTTTTCATTTTTCAAAGCGGTTTTTTTAGTACATTTAGCGAATTTTTTTCCTTTTTGTTAGGCAGCATAGGGCATTTGATGTTTTTATTGCTTACCGTCTCACTTTATTTTTATACTGTACAGCTGCAGAAAAAAAGCGAGAAAGCAGAAAAGACTTTTCAAGATTTGCGCTGTGAGATTATTAAAAGAAGCAAAGAGCTATGGGCGACGCCTGAAACATGGGAGCACCGAAAAGAAACGTTCCGCTGGATGCAGTCAACTTATGGAATTAATTTATATCATGAAAATAAATAG
- a CDS encoding ferredoxin produces MPKYTIVDKDTCIACGACGAAAPDIYDYDDEGIAFVTLDDNQGVVEIPEDLEDDMMDAMEGCPTDSIRVADEKFEGDANKFE; encoded by the coding sequence ATGCCAAAATATACAATTGTTGATAAAGATACTTGCATCGCATGCGGCGCTTGCGGAGCAGCAGCACCAGACATTTATGATTATGATGATGAAGGTATTGCATTCGTAACATTAGATGATAACCAAGGTGTAGTAGAAATTCCAGAAGATCTAGAAGATGATATGATGGATGCAATGGAAGGCTGCCCTACGGATTCAATTCGCGTAGCGGATGAAAAATTCGAAGGCGATGCTAATAAATTCGAATAA
- a CDS encoding helix-turn-helix domain-containing protein, with the protein MNYIQVSILFCIKQLKGERTAYGIYHLLTGKKSAQTIQDGKIFGISFLFQSFLYLDKRSFETCVAYLKEQQYIEETENQKYMMTDKGRARLEDELTARPFHPALDGWKFASSTQLFLARITLFIQTLSNLQYFQKGFLPISKNPEVIQWVKTYIMSQKQTRQELAAELFKELRTCLKGCTERDASLFVLQLTGYQRVGFTKNQLAYQYELDEHYVHIQLLGVIHYIIEKVSKNNESFHVLSSFLHDLYLELPLTSSTLKTYSWLQKGKTLEEIAYIRRLKESTIEDHIAELALFVPSFSIDAYVSPRQQEEIISAFEGLHTNKLKVIKEEVKDDVTYFQIRLVLAKHFT; encoded by the coding sequence TTGAATTATATTCAAGTTAGCATTTTATTTTGTATAAAACAGTTAAAAGGTGAGCGAACCGCCTATGGTATTTATCATTTATTAACAGGTAAAAAGTCAGCTCAAACCATTCAAGACGGGAAAATTTTTGGGATTTCTTTTCTTTTTCAGTCATTTCTTTACTTAGATAAACGGTCTTTTGAAACCTGCGTTGCATATTTAAAAGAACAGCAGTATATTGAAGAAACTGAAAATCAAAAGTATATGATGACAGATAAGGGAAGAGCACGGCTTGAAGATGAACTGACGGCTCGGCCTTTTCATCCAGCTTTGGACGGATGGAAATTCGCAAGCAGTACTCAATTATTTTTAGCAAGAATCACTTTGTTCATTCAGACCTTATCAAACCTACAGTATTTTCAAAAAGGGTTTTTACCCATTTCCAAAAATCCTGAGGTCATTCAATGGGTCAAAACGTATATTATGTCTCAAAAGCAAACGCGTCAAGAGTTAGCCGCCGAGCTATTCAAAGAGCTCCGAACGTGCTTGAAAGGTTGTACGGAGCGGGATGCGTCTCTTTTTGTTTTGCAACTGACTGGATACCAAAGAGTAGGCTTTACAAAAAATCAGTTAGCATATCAATATGAACTCGATGAGCATTATGTTCATATTCAACTTTTAGGGGTTATTCACTATATCATTGAAAAAGTGAGTAAAAATAATGAAAGCTTTCATGTGCTTTCTTCTTTTTTACATGATCTATATTTAGAATTGCCTTTGACGAGCTCGACGTTAAAAACGTATAGCTGGCTTCAAAAAGGCAAGACGCTTGAAGAAATTGCTTATATAAGGCGTTTAAAAGAAAGTACAATTGAAGATCATATTGCAGAATTAGCTCTGTTTGTTCCATCTTTTTCAATCGATGCATACGTATCGCCTAGGCAGCAGGAAGAAATTATCTCGGCTTTTGAAGGTTTGCATACAAATAAATTAAAGGTGATAAAGGAAGAAGTAAAAGACGACGTCACCTATTTTCAGATTCGTCTCGTATTAGCAAAACATTTTACCTGA